A single Methylobacterium sp. 17Sr1-1 DNA region contains:
- a CDS encoding CopD family protein produces the protein MAAMLYLPRLFVYHAALPAGSATAETFKVMERRLAKAIMLPGMIATWIFGIALAVMSGAYTQGWLHAKVALVLAMSGIHGWLSRMVKDFAADRNTRSPKFYRVLNEVPTLLMIAIVILVVVKPF, from the coding sequence ATGGCGGCGATGCTCTACCTGCCGCGGCTGTTCGTCTATCACGCCGCTTTGCCGGCGGGCTCGGCCACGGCTGAGACCTTCAAGGTGATGGAGCGGCGCCTCGCCAAGGCGATCATGCTGCCGGGGATGATCGCCACCTGGATCTTCGGCATCGCCCTCGCCGTGATGAGCGGCGCCTATACGCAGGGCTGGCTCCACGCCAAGGTCGCCCTGGTTCTGGCGATGAGCGGCATCCACGGCTGGCTGTCGCGGATGGTCAAGGACTTCGCCGCCGACCGGAACACCCGCAGCCCGAAATTCTACCGGGTGCTCAACGAGGTGCCGACGCTCCTGATGATCGCCATCGTGATCCTGGTGGTCGTCAAGCCGTTCTGA